The Sphingomonas sp. NBWT7 nucleotide sequence GATATAGACCGGGCTGTCCTCGCTGCTCAGCGCTGTCATGCTGCCTTAATACAGCAATGGACGCGCACGTCGAGTCCTAGACTGTCCATTTCCGGACAGTCGTCGCGAGATCGGGCCGCGGCCGCTCCTCCAGCGTACGCGACGGGGTGCCGATGAACATGAAGCCGGCGATCCGCTCGGGCGCGGCACCGAACGCGTCGCGCACCGGCTCGGCGAACGCCGCCCAGGTCGTCAGCCACCCGGCGGCGAAGCCCATCGCGTGCGCCGCATGGAGCAGGTTCATGCAGGCGGCACCGGCCGACAGTTCCTGCTCCCACACCGGGATCGGGCTCTCGAGCCGCGGCGACGACAGCACCACGACCAATGCCGGCGCCTGCCGCGCGAACTGCACCTGCGCGTCGAACTCGTGCGGCTTCGCGTCGGGCTTCTCTGCGCGATAGGCATCGACCAGCAGCGCGGCGAGCGCGTCGCGCTGCTCGTCGCCGACGATCACGAAGCGCCACGGCGCGAGCTTGCCGTGATCGGGGGTGCGGCTGGCAATCGCGCACATTTCGGCAAGCTGCGCCTCGCTCGGCCCCGGTGCGACCAGATCGCGCGGCTTGCCCGAGCGGCGCGAGGCGAGCAGCGCGAGCGGGGTTGATGTGTCGTTGAACATATTTGCCCTCTTATCGCGAATCGTTCGCACGTCGAGCGCAATCGCGGGAACACAGCGTTGCGGCGTGCTCGGCAGCGATCGTCTCACCTGCAACAACCCGCTTGGCATCCGCGCGCGATGCGTTAGGTTCGCCGCCTTTGGGGGAGGCCTCTCCCGATCCGTAATTTGGCCCGGCTGTATCTTGGGAGCGTATCCTTGCCCATCATTCCATCGATCGCGCTCGGCTTCCTTGCGATCCTGATCGGCGGCGGTGCCGTCGCGGCGACCACCAAGGGCCCCGAGTTCATGGGTCATCCCAAGGGCCTGTACGTCCTGTTCTTCGCCGAGATGTGGGAGCGCTTCTCCTATTACGGCATGCGCGCGCTGCTGATCTTCTACCTCACCAAGCACTGGCTGTTCGACGACGGCAAGTCGAACCTGATCTACGGCGCCTATACCAGCCTCGTCTACATCACCCCCGTGCTCGGCGGCTATCTCGCCGATCGCTATCTCGGGCAGCGCAAGGCGGTGGTGTTCGGCGCGGTGCTGCTGACGCTCGGCCACCTGCTGATGGCGGTCGAGGGCGACGGCGGGCAGGGATCGGCGGCGATCAACGTCTTCTGGATGGCGCTCGCCTTCATCATCGTCGGCTCGGGCTTTCTGAAGGCGAACATTTCGGTGATCGTCGGCCAGCTCTATCCGCTGACCGACGTCCGCCGGGACGGCGCCTACACGATCTTTTACATCGGGATTAACACTGGCGCCGCGCTCGGCACGATCATGGCCGGCTGGCTCGGCGAGACCTATGGCTGGGCCTATGGCTTCGGCGCGGCAGGGATCGGCATGCTGCTCGGCCTCGTCGTGTTCGTCCTCGGCAAGCCGCTGCTGCTCGGCAAGGGCGAGGCGCCGCGCCCGCTCAGCAAAAAGCTCGAATGGTCGCTCTACGGCATCGGCCTCGCCGCGATCGTGGTGATCTGGGCGCTGGTCCAGTATCAGAGCGTCATCCAGACGCTGCTGATCATCTCGGGCGTCGCGCTGCTCGGCTACGTCCTGTTCGAGAGCTTCAAGCTCGAGCCGCATGCGCGTGACCGCATGTTCGCCGTCTTGTTCCTAATTGCGCTCAACCCCGTTTTCTGGGGCCTGTTCGAACAGGCGGGCGGCAGCCTCAACCTCTATACCGATCGCTACGTCGATCGTGGCGGGGTGCCTGCCTCGCTGTTCCAGTCGATCAACCCGATCTACATCGTGCTGCTCGGCCCGATCTTCGCTGGTCTATGGGTGTGGCTCGGCAAGCGCGGGCTCGAGCCCTCGGCCCCTGCCAAGTTCGGCCTCGCACTGGCGCAGGTCGGTCTGTCGTTCTTGGTGTTCGTGTGGGGCGCGCATACCGTCGGCGTCGAGGTCGCGACGCCGGTGTTCTTCGTCTTCGCCATCTACTTCCTGCAGACCACCGGCGAATTGTGCCTCAGCCCCGTTGGATTGAGCGCGATGAACCGGCTCGCGCCCAAGCACCTCGCAAGCCTCATCATGGGCGCGTGGTTCTACATGACGGCAGTGGGCAATTTCGTCGCCGGCAAGATCGGCGAGGCGACGGGCGGCGAGAGCGGCGAGATGACCAAGGAGGCGACGCTCGCGGTCTATTCGACGATCGGCTGGTGGACGATCGGCATCGCCGCGGTCGTGCTCGCGCTGAGCCCGTTCGTCCGTCGCCTGATGCACCTCGATACGCTGCGCAACGACGGCGACCATGCGATGGCGGGCGAGGCGGAACTCGCCGAGCCGCAGGCGGCGGGTGTCAACCCCGCCGCAGCGACGCGCCACTGACGCGCCGGCCTGCTGCAGGCAAGCCGGCGCGACCAGCGGGCGCGCGCCGGTTGGTCCTGTTCAACAAGCCGTTCGACGTCCTAAGCCAGTTCACCGATCGCGGCAGCCCGACGCCGCGGCGGACGCTGTCGGACTATATCGACCTGCCCGGCGTCTACCCCGCCGGCCGGCTCGATCGCGACAGCGAGGGGCTGCTGCTGCTGACCGATGACGGCCGACTTCAGGCACGGATCGCCGATCCCCGCTTCAAACTGCCCAAGACGTATCTCGTGCAGGTCGAGGGACTGCCCGACGACGCTGCGCTCGATCGGCTGCGCACGGGCATCACGCTGGCGGACGGCCCCACCCGCCCCGCCGCCGTTGAGGCGATCGAACCGCCGGCTTTGTGGCCGCGCGATCCGCCGATCCGCTATCGCGCGGCAATCCCCGACAGCTGGCTGCGGCTGACGATCCGCGAGGGACGCAATCGCCAGGTGCGCCGAATGACGGCGGCGGTCGGGCATCCGACACTGCGCCTGGTGCGCTGGCGGATCGGCGACTGGTCGCTCGACGATCTGGCACCGGGCGCGTGGCAGCTCGCGTGAAGATCTTCTTCGACGGCGGCTGTCGCCCGCTGCCTGCCGGGATGGAATATGCCCTGGTCGCGGCGGGCAAGCCGACGATCTGCCGCGATCTGGGTGCCGGCACCAGCATGGAGGCGGAGTGGCTCGCGCTCATCGCCGCGGCGCGGCTCGCGATCGCGCTGGAGCTGCGCGAGCCGACCCTGCTGGGCGATGCGGCCGCGGTGATCGCGCAGGCGAACGGCGCGGTGCGCTGCCCGCCGCGCCACGCCACGCAGCTCGCGACGCTGCGCGCGCTGCCGCTCCCGCCGCGTACGCGGATACGCTATCTGCGGCGCGCGCAGAATCTCGCCGGCATCGCGCTGGCGCGGCTCCACGATCGCTAGGCTGCCCGCTCAGTGCGCGCTGGTCGATGCACCGTATGCCGCAGCATCGCCGAGTAGCTGTTCCAGCTTGCGCCGCGCCGTATCGGTGATCGAGATGCGCCCCGTCGGCCCCGGCTCCGCGACCAGCAAGTCGCACGGCCCGAGCACCGCGATCCAGCGGTCGAGCAGCGATGCCGGGGCCTGGCACAGCCGCCCCGCCGCGCGCCGATCGACCGGGGCGCCCTTCTCCTCCTCGGCGATGAAGATCGCGAGCAGAAGGTCCCATGGCCCTTCGGTCGCGAGATCACTCCCCTGTAGCATCGCCCGCCGGCCGCGCCGGATTGCATGATGCCGCCGTGCCATTTCGAGTATCATCTTTTCCACTGTGGGACCTCGGACCTGAAAAGGAGGGTGCCGCCCGCGCCGGGGCGGGCTAAGAGCGCCGCCGGGCCACGGCGCGCGTTTCCGCGCGGATGCGCCTGGCTTGGCGTAAGGTGTGTGAATGAGCGTTGCGGGGAATGATCGGGAAGAGTTGCTCCGCGATCTCGAACACCTGCTGACATCCGCGCTCGACACGGCAGAGGCGGCGGGCGAACTGGTCGTTGCGCTGCATGTCGCGCACGCGCTGGAAACGCTGCGGCCGGGCGGGCTCGACGCTTATGATGCGGAGCGCCTGCACTGACGCTCACGCCAGATCGCCGCGCGCACGAAGGCTGACGTGCCCGGCGGCGGCGATGATCAGGTGGTCGTGCACCACGATGCCGATCTGCCGGCATACCGCCGCCAGCGCGTGGGTGATGGCGATGTCGGCCTTGCTCGGCTGCGGATCGCCCGATGGGTGATTGTGGACGAGGATCAGCGCCGCAGAGCCGAGTTCGAGACAGCTTGCCACCACCTCGCGCACCGGCACGGGCGCGCCGTCGACGGTGCCCTCGCTCAAGAGCTCGTCGCGGATCAGCCGGTTGCCGGCGTCGAGATGCAGCAGGCGTACCTGTTCGATCCGGCGGTGCGCCAGGTCGGCGCGGAGGTAATCGAGCAGTGCCACCCAGTCGCCGAGCAGCGGGCGTTCGGCGATCCGTTCGTGCAATATCTCGTGCACCGCCTGGCCCAGTGCATCGACCAGCGGCGCGACCCCGCTGCCGGCCAGCCGCTCGATCCGATTGCTGGACCCCGCCAGCAGCCCGCCGAGCGAGCCGAATTCCCCGATCAGCGCCGCCGCCGTGCGACGCGGCTCGTCGACAACCCCCGTCAGGATCCGGGCGAGGATCGCTGCGGCCGGCGCGGGTGCCGCCAGATCGCCGCCGCCAGCAGCACCAGCTGCGGAATGCTCGATGCGCTTTCCATGATGGCGTAGACGTCGAGGTCCATCGCCGGATCGATCACCCGCCCGAAATGCGCGAGCGTCGACACGATCTGAAACGCGGCTGCGATAATACACCATCGGCGCCCATATCGGATCGCCAGCACCACCAGTCCGGCCAGCACCGCAAGGTCGATCAGCAGCAGCCGGATCAGGACCTGCGGCGCATCCGCGCGGACGGTGGGCAGCGATAGGTATGACAGGAGCGCGGCTGCGGCGAACAACGCCACCGCCAGACGCTCCGGCACGGCCGCGCGCCACAGGGCAAGCGCGGCGAGCACGGCGAAGGCGAGATAGAAGGCGATGACGAAAGCCATCGCGCTATCCTGCCGATGCCGCGCGGCGGCATCAACTCACTGCATCTCGCACGGGCACCACGGCCCCCAGGCGGTGACGCCGATCTGCGGCGGCAGGCGATAGAGCTCGAGTTCGAGGCGTGCGACGTCGCGCCGCGCCTTGATCGAACTCGCCAGCGCTTCCGCCGCGACGTCGAGCGCGTCGAAGCCGAGCGCCAGCGGCATGCGACGGTTGCGCCGCTCCTCGACAAAGGTGGCAATGGTACGTGCGGTCGACGCGACCGTATTGTCCGCAGCGGTCATCGCGCTGACGATGTCGCTGCCGACCTGGTCGACGAAATGCTTGGCATCGTCGGCCGCGACCGGCGCGGCGCGGACGGAACGGGCGAGCAGCTTGCGCTCGAGGGCTTCGGCAGTGACGGCCATCGGTGCTCCCCGCCCGCGCGGAGGGTGCACCGCGCGAGGCTAGTAAAAGGTTCGGATGATCCACGCGGTGAAAGCCCGGAAGCTTTCGACGAGCATCGGCGTGGCGGCAAAGATCACGATGATCCCGATGGTCGTCGCGACGATCATCGCGACGGTCGAGATCCGGCCATCGAGCGATGCTGGCTGCTCGCGGACCGGTCGCGCCACCAGTGGTTCGGGAAGGAAGATCGCTCGCTCTTCCTGAACCATCGCCGGGCGACGGATCGTGTCATCACCGTTCCGGATGGTTTCGGGGATAGCGAATGGCTTGTTAGTGGGTGAACCACTAGCCGAATGCACGGGGTCCGACGGGCCAACACGCCGCGGTGCATCGTCGGTCAGTCCAGCATCATCAGCTGCGTCGAGCATTCGCGCCGCCTGCCGCCGCGTCACGCCACCCAGCTTGCGACGCGCGCTGGCGACCTGATTCTCGATCGTATTGGGCGAGCGGCCGAGCGCGCGCGCGATCTCATCGGTCTGGTAGCCGCCGTGCACCATGCGCAGCACGGTGCGTTCCCGCTCGCTCAGCGATGCGACGGCATCGAGCCCGCGCACGTCAGTCTCCATCATGCTCATGGCTGATCAGCCATAGATCAGCGCAACGCGCGATGGCGAGCGGATTTCCGAGGGGTCTTCGCTTACGCCGGATAGCGGCGGCGCAGCTGGACGAGCGCGGTGTCCAGCGCCGAAAGGAAGCGCGAACGATCTTCCTTGCCGAACGGCTTGGGTCCGCCGATTTGCTCGCCGCCCGCGCGAAGATCGCTCATGATCGCGCGCACCGCCACCGCATTGCCGATCGACGCGGCGGTGAACGGCTTGCCATTGGGGGCGAGCACGCTCGCACCTGCCTTGATGCAGCGGTCGGCAAGCAGAATGTCCGCCGTCACCACGACCGCGGCGGCGTCGGCATGGTCGGCGATCCAGTCGTCGGCGGCGTCAAACCCGTCGGACACGACGACGCGGCGGACCAGCGGGTGCGCGGGCACGCGCAGGTGCGCGTTACTGACGATGGTGACGGGCACCGCGAGGCGATAGGCGACGCGGTAGATCTCCTCCTTCACCGGGCAGGCATCGGCGTCAACGAGGATGGCAGGGCGCAGGCTCACGCCCGCGTCCCTGCCATCGATGCCGTCGTCCGGCTAGCCGCGGCAGGCGCGGCGCCGATCAGAAGCCGATCGCGAGCTTCGCGTACAGGAAGCGTCCGTTGAAACCGAACGGCGAGAAATTGCTGTACGGCAGGAACTGGTAGGTCGCCGGATAACTGCCGCCGACTGCCGCCGGACGCGGTCCGAACGGGCGGCGATCGGGGTAGACGTCGAACACATTGTCCGCCCCCACCGTCAGCTGCGCGCCGCGCACGTCGACGCTGAGCGACAGGTCGGTCACCCACTTGGGGCTCAGCCGCTGATCGTCGGGGCCGAGCGCGGTAAGGCTGAGCGCATCCGCGCCGAGCGGCGCGGTCGTCTCTGGCGAGATCACCGAGCCGTAGCGCGTGGTGCGCGCCGACAGGCCGATCCCGGCGATCTTGCCGTCGGTCGCCAACACCAGCTTGTCGCGCGGCTGGCCGCGTTCGAAGCGGATGCCCTCGACGCGCCCGAACAGGACGAGGCCGGGGATCTGCGACAGGCCGCTGAGGTTGTTCAGCCGCTCGTCGATCTTGTTCTGCGTGTAGTTATACGCCGCCGAGAAGTTCCACGCGCCGAGCCCGCGGAGGTTGGCGCGATAGGTCGCCACCGCGTCAACACCCTGCGTCGTCGTGTCGAGCCCGTTGAGGAAGAAGCGCGCCGCGCCGACGCTGGCGAAGCCGTTCGCATCGAGGATCGCCTTCACCGCGGCATTCTGCGCCGCGGTGCCGACGCCGGCCGCGCCGAGGTTCTCCGACAGCACGATGCGGTCTTTGATCTTGATATGGAAATAGTCGACCGTGAGGTTGAAGCCGGGGAACGGGTTGGCGGTGAAGCCCGCTGACAGGTTGAGCGACTTCTCGGGATCGAGCGGCTGCGAGCCGAGCGCGCGCGCCACCGGGCTGTTCACCGGCACCGTCGACACGTCCACCGGCACGCCGGCGAGGAAGTTGGTCGAGGTGGTGGTGAAGAACTGCTGGTGCAGCGACGGCGCGCGGAAGCCGTTCGACACCGAGCCGCGCACCGCAAAGCCCTGCGTGAACTCGTAACGCAGCGCGAGCTTGCCGTTCAGCGTATCGCCGAAATCGCTGAAATGCTCGTAGCGGCCCGCCGCCGTCGCGGTCAGCCCGTCGAACAAGTCGGCGTCGAACTCAAGGTAGCCGGCGAAGCTGTCACGGTCGACGTTGGTGCGCGCCGAGGCGGGCAACCCGCCGAAGCCCTGCGCGCCCGCCGCCGCGGTGCGGCCCGGGAAGGTGCACACGCCGGTCGCGGCGGTGAAGTTGCCGCCCTGCGCGTCGCAGTTCGCCCGCGTCGTCGTCTGCGTCGGCACGAAGAACGGGCCGGTGCGATAGGATTGCGGATCGCCCGGGCGAATCTCGAAGATCTCGTGGCGATATTCGCCGCCGAACGCGAAGGTCAGCGGGCCGGCGAGGCCGATGTCGAACTGGCGCGACAGATCGGCGTTGGCGAGGATCTGCGAGAAACGCAGCCCGCCGGCGTCAAAATTGCGCTGGCTGTCCGGCCCGAACGACACGTTGACGCTGTTGGTGGTGCGGTAGCTCAGCTCGTTGCGCCCGAAGCCGACCGAGAAGTCGCTCTTGAACCCGGCGATTTCGGTGCGAATGCCGCCGGTACCGGCGAGATCGTCGATGCGCGACTGGATGAAGGGCAGATAGCCGTCCGGCGTCAGCCCAACGAAATTGGCGTTGCTCAGCGTCGCGCCTGGCAGCACTGCGGAAAAGTCGCGGTTGGTCGCCGCCGACTGCTGGCGGAAGTTCGCCGCCGACTGGCCGTCGCGATGGCCATAGGTGAAGAAGGCGTAGAAATCGGCCGCGCCCAGCGGGACTTCCGAGTTGATCAGGAAGTTGAAGTCCTGCGTCTTCGCATCGCCGTAGCGGAAGTTGAGTCGATTGAACGATGCCTCGCGCGTGTCGAACGTCGTCGTCGAGGGGCGGATATAGTTCGGCCGCAGGTCATAGCCCTGGCGGTTGGTGAAGCCGCGGTCGCGATACTCGCCGGTGAAGTTGAAGAACCCGCCGTCACCCACCGGCAGGCCGACGTTGACGCCGTAGGTCAGCAGCTCGCCGTCGCGCGCCTTGCGCTGGCCGTCGCTGTTCGCCTGAAGGTAGCGCGTGTCGGCGGGATCGAGCACCGGCTGTCCGCCGTTCAGCACCAGCCCGCCGAAATTCGACACGTCATTGAGCGTGGTGACGTACTTGCCGAAGCTCACCTGCGCGCGGCCGCCGTCGCTCGCGCTCTTGAGCTGGACGTTGATCACGCCCGCGATCGCGTCCGAGCCATATTGCGACGAGGCGCCGTCGCGCAGCACTTCGATCCGCCCGATCGCCAGCGCCGGAATCTGGTTCATGTCGACCGCCGCCGAGCCGCGCCCGACGGTGCCGTTGATGTTGAGCAGCGCGGAGACGTGCCGGCGCTTGCCGTTGACCAGCACCAGCGTCTGATCGGGGCTGAGGCCGCGCAGCGTCGCGGGGCGCGTCACGTCAGACCCGTCGGCGATCGACGGCTGCGGGAAGTTGAACGAGGGCACCACTTGGTTGAGGATCTTGTTGACCTCTCCCAGCCCCGACGATTGCAGCGCGCTGTCGGAGATGACGTCGATCGGCACCGGGCTGTCGGCGACGGTACGATTGGCGACGCGGCTGCCGACGACGACGATCGTGTTCTCGGGCGTCGCATCGGTCTCACCGGCGGGTTCGGTCGAGATTTCCTGGCTCGGTGCGGTCTGCGCGGTCTGCGCCGCAGCCGGCATGGCCACGGCGGCGAAGGACACGCCGGCCAGAAGACGAACGTACTGACGCATGAAGAAAAGCCCCCTGTTAATACCGGGTGGCTTCCCCTCCACCCGTTTATGCGCAGACGCTGCGTCGTTCGGGGGCGGCGCGCAAGCGCGTCTTGATCGATCGGTTGCTTTGCGACAACAATGTTGCAGCGTGGCAACATTGTCGCGCTAGCCGGTCGTACCCGGCACCCCGTCCGTTGCTATGCCTTTCGCCGATTCAGTCGGCTCCGCGCGGGCTTCGCGCTGCTCGCGCAGGATTTGCCAGCCGGTCAGGAACAGCGCGCCGACGAGCGGGCCGACGACGATCCCGCTCAGGCCGACGAGGTCGATCCCGCCCAGCGTCGTCACCAGCACCAGCCAGTCCGGAATGCCCGTATCGCGGCCGACCAGGATCGGGCGCAGGATATTGTCCGCCAGCCCGATCACGACGACGCCCGACACGATCACGACCGCCGCCTGCCAGATCGCGCCCGTCGCGAGCAGGTAGATCGCGACCGGCCCCCAGATGATCGCCGGACCGATCGCCGGCAGCAGCGCGGCGATCGCCATCAGCACGCCCCACAACAGCGCGGCGGGCAATCCGACAATCCAGAAGGTGATCGCGCCCAGCGCGCCCTGCACCAGTGCGACGACGCCCGAGCCCTTGATCGTCGCGCGCACCACTGCGACGAACTTGTCGCTGAGCCGCTGCGCCACGTTCCGCTCGAGCGGCAGTGCGCGCACGACCGCCGGCCCGATCCGCTCGCCGTCGCGCAGCAGGAAGTAGGTGACGTAGAGGCCGACGCCGAACGCGAGCAGGAACGCCGCGGCATTCGCGCCGATCGACAGCGCGCGCTGCGCCAGCATGCTCGCGCTGCTGCCCACCGCCTGCGTGATCTGCGCCTGTGCGCGATCGAAGCTGCCGAATCCGGCATTGTCGAGCATACGTTGCAGCCGCGTCGGCAGCGCATCGTGGATCTGGTCGAAATAGGTCGCGAAATTGATCTGCCCGCTGCGCATCTGCGCGTAGACGCCGGCGGCCTGGTCGACGACCAGGCTGGCGACGATCAGCGCCGGGATGACGACCGCGACGGTGATGATCAGCAGCGTCAGCGCGGCCGCGCGATTGCGCTTGTCGGGCGCGCGGGCGAGCATGCGCTGGAACAGCGGCTGGAACAGCAGCGCTGCGAGCGCGGCCCACAGCAAGGCGCCGGCGAAGCTCGACACGATCAGCATCAGCGCGATCGTGATCAGCACCAGAAACGTGATCAACCCGCCGTTCTCGACGCGATGTCGCCGGATAGCCATGACCCTGCCGAAGCCCCCTTTTGGTATATCGAGCACGCTAAACGCAGTTTAGCGCAAAAAGTATGGGCTGCACGTCATCGCCGCTGAACGTGACCCGCGCACGGCGCGTTGGCATTGCATGACCTTCCGTTTCGACAACAGCTACGCCCGCCTGCCGGCCCACTTCCACGCCCCCGCCACCGCGGCGCCGGCGCGGGCACCGCGACTGATCCGCGTCAACCATCCGCTCGCGCGTGAGCTCGGGCTTGAGCCGGCAATGCTGGAAAGTGCCGACGGCGTCGCGATCCTTTCCGGCCAGACGGTGGCAGAAGGGTCGCAGCCGATCGCGCTCGCCTATGCCGGGCATCAGTTCGGCAATTTCGTGCCGCAGCTTGGCGACGGGCGCGCGATCCTGCTCGGCGAGGTGATCGACACGAAGGGGCGCCGGCGCGACATTCAGCTGAAGGGCGCCGGCCGCACCTTCTATTCGCGCAGCGGCGACGGCAACGCCGCGCTCGGCCCCGTGCTGCGCGAATATCTGGTCAGCGAAACGATGGTCGCGCTCGGCATTCCCACCACCCGCGCGCTCGCCGCGGTGCTGACGGGCGAGACGATCGTGCGCGACGCCGAGTTGCCCGGTGCGATCATCACGCGCGTCGCGGCGAGCCATATCCGCGTCGGGACCTTCCAGTTCTTCGCTGCGCGCGAGGACGTCGACGCGCTGCGCCTGGTCGCCGACCATGTCATCGAACGGCACTATCCCGATGCCGCATCGGCGGAGCGGCCGTATCGCGCGCTGCTCGACGCGGTGATCGCCGCGCAGGCGCGGCTTGTCGCGCAGTGGCTGCTGATCGGCTTCATTCACGGCGTGATGAACACCGACAACGTCTCCGTCGCGGGCGAGACGATCGACTACGGTCCGTGCGCCTTCATGGACGAGTACGACCCCGCCACCGTGTTCAGCTCGATCGACCGCGCAGGCCGATATGCCTATGGCAACCAGCCGCGTATCGCACACTGGAATCTGACGCGGCTGGCCGAGGCGATGCTGCCGCTCCTTGCCGAAGACAGCGACGCTGCGATCGTCGATGCGCAGGACGCGCTCGCCGCCTTCGGCCCCGCGTTCGAGCGCGCCTATCACGGCGGGCTGCGCCGCAAGCTCGGCCTCGCCGGTGAGGAAGCGGGCGACATCGATCTCATCAGCGAGCTGCTGACCAAGATGCAGCAGAACCAGGTCGACTTCACCTTGTTCTTCCGTGCGCTCGGCGATGCGGTTGCGGGCGACGAAGAGCCGGCGCGCGCATTGTTCGTCGATCCCACCGCTTATGACGAATGGGCGGCACGGTGGCGCGCGCGGCTGTCGGACACGGTGGGCGGCGAGGATCGCCGCGCGGCGATGAACGCGGTCAACCCAGCCTTTATCCCGCGCAACCACCATGTCGAAGCGATGATCGCCGCGGCGGTCGAGCGCGACGATTTCGGACCGTTCGAGGAGATGCTTGCCGTTCTGTCGCGCCCGTACGACGACCAGCCCGACTATGCGCGCTACGCGCAGCCGCCGCTGGCGCATGAGCGCGTCGCCGCCACCTTCTGCGGCACTTGATCGGTCAGGCGGTCCACTCCGCCAGATCGTCCTGCTCGCCGATCAGCGCGAGGCCGTGCGCGATCGACGTCAGCTCGCCTCCGGTCGCGATCCGCTCCGCGCCGAAGCGCCGGTCGAAGATCGCACGGATCGCCGGGATCAGCGACGATCCGCCGGTCAGGAACACGCGATCGATCGCGCCCGCCTCGGTCGCCGCCCGCGCCAGCGCGACGTCCATCGCCGCCTCGATCCGCGCGAGGTCGCCCGCGATCCACGTCTCGAATTCAGCCCTGCGCACTGGCGCGCTGATTGCCACCCCGCCGCCCTCGAAAGCGAAGCGCGCCTCCTCATCCACTGACAGGGCACGCTTCACCCGCCCGACCGCATCATAGAGCGGGAAGCCCTGCTCGTTCTCGATCAGCGCGATCATCCGCCCGATCGCCGCGGGATCGGCGGCGTCACGCTGCAGCTTGCGCAGTTCCTCCAGCGTGCGGCGGTTGCGCATCATCGCGAGCCGCGACCAATCGGCGAAATCGCTGAAATAGCCGCCGGGTATCTCGAGCAGCTTGCCGAACGAACGGTAGCTGCCGCCCTTGCCGAGCAACGGCAGCACCAGCTGGTTCATGATCCGCTGATCGAAGCGATCGCCCGCGATACCGACGCCGGCGGATGCGAGCGCCACGCAGCGGCGCGGCGCGCCCGGCGCGGCGACGCGCACGATCGAGAAGTCGGTCGTGCCGCCGCCGAAATCCGCCACCAGGATCGTCGCCGGCTCGGTCAACCGCGCGGCATAGCTGTAGGCCGCGCCAAGCGGCTCGTAGACATAGTGGATCTCGGTGCCGAACCCCTCGAGCATCAGGTCGTAGCGCGCCCGCGCCAGCGCCGGATCGGGCCGCGCCCCGGCATATTCGACCGGGCGGCCGACCACCACACGCCGTGGCCGATCGGCGAGCGCGCCACCGGTGTGCGCCACCAGCCGCTGCAGGAAGCGCCGCCCCAGATCCTCGAACCGGAACGGCTTGCCGAAAATCAGCGCCCGCTCGAACGACGCGCTCGCCGCGACGGTCTTGAACGATTGCACGAAGCGGCTGTCGAGCGGCGCGTCTAGATACTCGGCGATCGCCCACGGTCCCGCCTCGTGCGCGATCCCGTCCCAACCGCGATCGTCCTCCCAGAAGCACAACGCTGACCGGAACACCGCCCCCGTCGCCTCGTCGCCGGCAAGCTCGACCAGGCGCGACGTGCCACCGCCGTCGGCGAGCGCCGCGACGGTATTGGTCGTGCCGAAATCGAGGCCGAGCGCAGTCGCGGCGTGATCCA carries:
- a CDS encoding nitroreductase, encoding MFNDTSTPLALLASRRSGKPRDLVAPGPSEAQLAEMCAIASRTPDHGKLAPWRFVIVGDEQRDALAALLVDAYRAEKPDAKPHEFDAQVQFARQAPALVVVLSSPRLESPIPVWEQELSAGAACMNLLHAAHAMGFAAGWLTTWAAFAEPVRDAFGAAPERIAGFMFIGTPSRTLEERPRPDLATTVRKWTV
- a CDS encoding peptide MFS transporter codes for the protein MGHPKGLYVLFFAEMWERFSYYGMRALLIFYLTKHWLFDDGKSNLIYGAYTSLVYITPVLGGYLADRYLGQRKAVVFGAVLLTLGHLLMAVEGDGGQGSAAINVFWMALAFIIVGSGFLKANISVIVGQLYPLTDVRRDGAYTIFYIGINTGAALGTIMAGWLGETYGWAYGFGAAGIGMLLGLVVFVLGKPLLLGKGEAPRPLSKKLEWSLYGIGLAAIVVIWALVQYQSVIQTLLIISGVALLGYVLFESFKLEPHARDRMFAVLFLIALNPVFWGLFEQAGGSLNLYTDRYVDRGGVPASLFQSINPIYIVLLGPIFAGLWVWLGKRGLEPSAPAKFGLALAQVGLSFLVFVWGAHTVGVEVATPVFFVFAIYFLQTTGELCLSPVGLSAMNRLAPKHLASLIMGAWFYMTAVGNFVAGKIGEATGGESGEMTKEATLAVYSTIGWWTIGIAAVVLALSPFVRRLMHLDTLRNDGDHAMAGEAELAEPQAAGVNPAAATRH
- a CDS encoding pseudouridine synthase, with amino-acid sequence MVLFNKPFDVLSQFTDRGSPTPRRTLSDYIDLPGVYPAGRLDRDSEGLLLLTDDGRLQARIADPRFKLPKTYLVQVEGLPDDAALDRLRTGITLADGPTRPAAVEAIEPPALWPRDPPIRYRAAIPDSWLRLTIREGRNRQVRRMTAAVGHPTLRLVRWRIGDWSLDDLAPGAWQLA
- a CDS encoding RadC family protein produces the protein MEHSAAGAAGGGDLAAPAPAAAILARILTGVVDEPRRTAAALIGEFGSLGGLLAGSSNRIERLAGSGVAPLVDALGQAVHEILHERIAERPLLGDWVALLDYLRADLAHRRIEQVRLLHLDAGNRLIRDELLSEGTVDGAPVPVREVVASCLELGSAALILVHNHPSGDPQPSKADIAITHALAAVCRQIGIVVHDHLIIAAAGHVSLRARGDLA
- a CDS encoding helix-turn-helix transcriptional regulator translates to MSMMETDVRGLDAVASLSERERTVLRMVHGGYQTDEIARALGRSPNTIENQVASARRKLGGVTRRQAARMLDAADDAGLTDDAPRRVGPSDPVHSASGSPTNKPFAIPETIRNGDDTIRRPAMVQEERAIFLPEPLVARPVREQPASLDGRISTVAMIVATTIGIIVIFAATPMLVESFRAFTAWIIRTFY
- a CDS encoding YaiI/YqxD family protein: MSLRPAILVDADACPVKEEIYRVAYRLAVPVTIVSNAHLRVPAHPLVRRVVVSDGFDAADDWIADHADAAAVVVTADILLADRCIKAGASVLAPNGKPFTAASIGNAVAVRAIMSDLRAGGEQIGGPKPFGKEDRSRFLSALDTALVQLRRRYPA